A window of Thalassophryne amazonica chromosome 21, fThaAma1.1, whole genome shotgun sequence contains these coding sequences:
- the LOC117502979 gene encoding 5-hydroxytryptamine receptor 1B-like, producing the protein MENVSQLKPTPVTYGELMNVSANDTSGAEPKDAHMAFQAGLAVTLALITFATTLSNAFVIATIYQSRKLHTPANFLIASLAVTDLLVSILVMPISALYTVSQTWTLGQVICDIWLSSDITCCTASILHLCVIALDRYWAITDAVEYSKKRTPRRAAGMIATAWVIAISISLPPFFWRQVKAEEVTTCNVNTDHIFYTIYSTFGAFYIPTLLLIALYGRIYVEARKRILKQSRNKPGKRLTSAHLITNSPGSVASTTSLNYGTNGTSSCDTTSNVSQIKVTVSDSLLEKKRISAARERKATKTLGIILGAYIICWLPFFIYTLLVPLCETCFHPELFDIFTWLGYLNSLINPIIYTMSNEDFKQAFHKLIRFRCCRV; encoded by the coding sequence ATGGAGAACGTCAGTCAGCTCAAACCGACGCCGGTCACCTACGGAGAGCTGATGAACGTCTCCGCCAACGACACGTCCGGAGCGGAGCCCAAAGACGCACACATGGCGTTCCAGGCCGGTCTGGCGGTGACATTAGCGCTGATAACTTTTGCCACCACGCTTTCTAACGCGTTCGTTATCGCCACCATTTACCAGTCCAGAAAACTGCACACGCCGGCAAACTTTCTAATCGCGTCCCTGGCCGTCACGGACCTGCTGGTGTCCATCCTGGTGATGCCCATCAGCGCGCTGTACACGGTGAGTCAGACGTGGACGCTCGGCCAGGTCATTTGCGACATCTGGCTCTCGTCGGACATAACGTGCTGCACCGCGTCCATCCTGCACCTGTGCGTAATTGCGCTGGATCGCTACTGGGCCATCACGGACGCGGTGGAGTACTCCAAAAAGCGCACGCCGAGGCGCGCGGCCGGGATGATCGCCACCGCCTGGGTGATCGCCATCTCCATCTCCCTGCCGCCGTTCTTCTGGCGGCAGGTGAAAGCCGAGGAGGTGACGACCTGCAACGTCAACACTGACCACATTTTCTACACCATCTACTCCACGTTCGGCGCGTTCTACATCCCCACGCTGCTGCTGATCGCGCTCTACGGGAGGATTTACGTGGAGGCGCGCAAACGCATCCTGAAACAGTCACGCAACAAGCCGGGAAAGAGGCTCACCTCCGCGCACCTCATCACCAACTCGCCCGGCTCGGTGGCGTCCACCACCTCCCTGAACTACGGGACGAACGGCACCTCCTCCTGTGACACTACCTCGAACGTGAGCCAAATCAAAGTCACTGTGTCCGACTCGCTGCTGGAAAAGAAGCGCATTTCCGCCGCCAgggagaggaaagccaccaaaacttTGGGAATAATCCTCGGAGCCTACATCATATGCTGGCTTCCATTTTTCATTTACACCCTGCTAGTGCCTCTCTGTGAGACCTGCTTCCACCCGGAGCTATTTGACATTTTCACCTGGTTAGGTTACCTCAACTCCTTAATCAACCCAATCATCTACACCATGTCCAACGAGGACTTCAAACAAGCTTTCCACAAACTCATCCGCTTCAGATGCTGCAGGGTGTGA